The Paenibacillus sp. FSL H7-0357 nucleotide sequence CGGTGCTGCCATTTAGAGTACTGAGAAGTTTTATTCGATCATCCTTGGCTGTGGAAGCCGTTAAGGCGGGGGTTCCTGTTCCGGATCGTGAGAAAGGCAGTACAACAGCTACTATAGCCAACAGAGAGAGGGGCAGCAGCACAAACAGCACCAGGTGTTTGACCTTTAATTTAATTTTCATACCGTTTCACCGCCCGCTCATAGATGTCTTTCCAGTACATATTGCCTCCGGCTTTGATTAATTCACGTTGTCCCGGCTGCTGAACTGCTTGCTGGGTTTCAGTACCGGTATGCGGTGAATATAACAGCAGTGCTCCTGTTACGAGGATTGCCGTGAATGCGCCAACAGCTTTGAGCGGAATTTCCAGCTCCTTGTTCCACAGTGCCAGCAGACGGGCCCGGCCCGTAGGAGGGTGGGTTTGCCGCAGTACCTGTTCATGACCTGTGAAAGTGACGGGACGGAGCTCCTCATCAAGCCGCTGTTTGATTTGTTCACGATCCGTATTCATAGGAAATGCCCTCCTTCTCCAAAGTCTGCTTAAGCAGCATCCGGCCTCTGGCCAGACGGGATTTAACCGTATTCTCCGCTGTATTCAGCTCCGCGGATATTTCGCGGATGCTCATTTCATGGAAATAGTACAAGGTCAGACTTTCACGATAGATGTAATCCAGGCTTCGGACGGCTTCAACCAACCGCACATGATGCCATTCCACCATAAAATGTTCTTCCGCTCCAGCGGAGGCACCGGACTCTTCCATCCATTGTCCGCTCTCTGCCGCAGGAAAAATGCTCCGCCAGCTCCACGTCCGCTGCTTCATCCGGCAGCGGTTGACAACAATGGAAACCAGCCAGGCCTTTAACCGCTGCGGATCCTGAAGCTGGGCCATTTTGGCGTAAGCCTGAATGAAGGTATCCTGCACGGCTTCTTCGGCAGATTGCTGGTCTTTAAGCAGCAGGCAGGCGGTTCTGAGCAGCATATCACCATAAAGCTCCATCAACAGGCGGAGAGCCGACTCATCCCTAGCAATAATTCTTTCTATAATATCCAGATGAAGCTCCCCTCCCTTTACTATTAAGATGCGTGCTGGTGGGTTATGGTTGCGTAAGCAGGCGATTTTTTCCTGAGATGCTAAATAAGAGTTGAATAGTAGAACGAAATAACTCAAAAGTAACTATGCGGAGTTGTCCAAATAGCTGCTTTTTTATTTATTTTTTAAATGATTAATTTTTAGAGGATTTAGGCGTAGGATGTCGAATTATGGGATATTAAGTTTGTTCACAAAATTGTCAGTTTCATAGACGAGATCACATAATGGAGGCAGCTAATGATGAAAAGAGGTTTGAGTTATTTTTCTGTTGGAACGATGTTGCTTGGAGTTTTAACGCTGTTCTTGTTTCACCCGCAGGCTGTAAATGCTGCTAATCCGGCACCGGATTCTTTTACGCTGAAAAGCTACGACAATTTACCATCCAGTGCAATGTCGGATCTTGCCTATGGCAATAATACGTATATCGCAGTAGGTTACTACGGGGCGATTATTAAATCTGCGGATGCAGAGACCTGGGTGAACGTAAAAACAAAAGCAGACATCACCTACACTGGAGTGGCAGATCCGAGCTCATTCACTTTTAACGGGGTAGCCTATGGAAACGGATTATTCGTCGTAGGCGGGAGCGCGGGAGTCATTCTGACCTCACCCGACGGCACAACATGGACGCAGCGTACCTCCAATGTGAGCAAGGGGATAGGGAATGTTGAGTTTCTTCAATTTAACGGGAACAGTGCATTCTACGCCACAACAGAGGGGAAATATTTAACGTCGGCAGACGGAATTACTTGGACCTCAGTCGTCCCTACTGGCCTTGCTTCTAGCGATTATGTAACGAGAATAACGGTAGGAAATAATGGATCCAGACTGGCTATTGGCGCCGGGAACGGGAAAATATATTCCACTACAAATGGCACAACCTGGACTGTAGCACAGCCGTCAGGCCCTTCAGGACCATCTATCGGTACAAACATGATCACATGGATGAAGGACCGCTATTATATTTCAGATCCTTTGGCATATATTTGGACCTCTACAGACCTCTCAACTTTCACTTTGCTGGGTTCCCCCTTTAAGCAGAATTCCTCTCAATATAATAATCAGATGTTTAATGGATTTTATGATGGCACGAAATACTACTTGTTCGGCTATGAAGCTCCTAATTATGGTGCTGTGTATACCTCGACGAACGGAACTACGTGGACGATGCAGCCGTTTAAGAATTATTTTGTGACTCAGAGCTCGATGTTCGTGAACGGAAAGTATTTCCGTCTGGGAAATGAAGGAATGATGGTATCCCCTAACGGCTCGGATTGGAGCTATAAATGGGGGGGAGCTTTTTATGAAGTTATCCATGACGGATCCCAATATGTCGCTGTTGGCAAAGAGGGTGGAGATGGGGCCATATGGACTTCGGGTGATTTGACCTCCTGGAGTAAAGCCGCTTTACCCTCAAGAACAGGAACCTTTACAGCCGCAGCATATGGCAACAACAAATACGTGGCTATCGGCGATGTGAGTCAAACGACAGCAGCACTGGCCACCTCAACCGATGGTTCAGCGTGGACTGTGCGGAGCAGTATAAATGATTCCACATCTTTGACGGACATCGCTTTTGGCAACGGGAAATTTGTTGCAGTTGGGGCAGGCTCCGGTTCGGTGCCCAAAATAAAAACGTCGGTTGACGGGGTGGTCTGGAATGAGCCCGTGCTGCCTGTGCAATCCATTGATGCCCTATATACCGTAACCTATGATAATAATCAATTTATTGCTTTAGGCTATGGCTATGACAGCAGCGGCAATGTAGACCAGGCAAGTATCTGGACCTCAACGGATGGGGACACCTGGGTAAATCACTCCAGTGCTTATCCTAATCACACAGAAGCTTTTAATAATATTGTTTATGACGGAAGTAAATATGTCCTGACCGGGTATAATTCAACAACCTATGAAGTATTCTCCCGCACGAGTGTGGACCTCTCGGCATGGAGCGCCCCAACTTTAACTGGTACTTATAGTTTCTATGGGGCTTCTACGATGATGGGACAAAAGGGAAACAATATTTATATGGTAGCAATCGACAGCAACAATGTTCCGGGGATTTACTACACAGGAGACCAGGGCTCTACCTGGCAGGATGCTGGAGTTGATTTGTCGGACATTGATATCAATGCGATTTATGCCCTGATGGAGCTGAATGGTGGAATTGTTATCTCCGGGAATTCGCAATTAGTGATGTCGGCAACCGGATCCCTAGCGCAAGTGGATGCGCCAACAGCGAACCCAACCGGAGCCGGAGGCGCAGTGGCGTCGGGCACGGCGGTGACATTGAGCAGCGCCACTAGCGGCGCGGTGATCTACTATACGACGGATGGCACAACGCCAACCAGCAGCAGTACGCTCTACAGCGGAGCGATCACCCTGACGAGCGCGAAGACGATTAAAGCCATCGCGGTGAAACCGGGGATGACGGACAGCGCGGTGCTGAGCGAGAGTTACACGATTATGGCGCAAGTAGACGCGCCAACAGCCAGCCCAGCCGGAGGCGAGGTAGCGTCCGGCACGGCGGTGACGTTGAGCAGCGCCACCAGCGGCGCGGTGATCTACTACACGACGGATGGCACAACGCCAACCATCAGCAGTACGCTCTACAGTGGAGCGATTACGCTAACGAGCGCGAAGACAATTAAAGCCATCGCGGTGAAACCGGGGATGACAGACAGCTCGGTGCTGAGCGAGAGCTACACGATCATGGCGCAAGTAGACGCGCCAACAGCCAGCCCAGCCGGAGGCGAGGTTGCGTCGGGCACGGCGGTGACATTGAGCAGCGCCACTAGCGGCGCGGTGATCTACTACACGACGGATGGCACAACGCCAACCAGCAGCAGTACGCTCTACAGCGGAGCGATTACGCTAACGAGCGCGACGACGATTAAAGCCATCGCGGTGAAACCGGGGATGACAGACAGCTCGGTGCTGAGCGAGAGCTACACGATCATGGCGCAAGTAGACGCGCCAACAGCCAGCCCAGCCAGAGGCGAGGTAGCGTCCGGCACGGCGGTGACGTTGAGCAGCGCCACCAGCGGCGCGGTGATCTACTACACGACGGATGGCACAACGCCAACCATCAGCAGTACGCTCTACAGTGGAGCGATTACGCTAACGAGCGCGAAGACAATTAAAGCCATCGCGGTGAAACCGGGGATGACGGACAGCACGGTGCTGAGCGAGAGCTACACGATCATGGCGCAAGTGGACGCGCCGACAGCAAATCCAGCCGGAGGCGAGGTTGCGTCCGGCACGGCGGTGACATTGAGCAGCGCAACTAGCGGCGCAGTGATCTACTATACAGCGGATGGCACAACGCCAACCAGCAGCAGTACGCTCTACAGTGGAGCGATTACGCTAACGAGCGCGAAGACAATTAAAGCCATCGCGGTGAAACCGGGGATGACAGACAGCTCGGTGCTGAGCGAGGGCTACACCATTATGGCGCAAGTGGACGCGCCAACAGCCAGCCCAGCCGGAGGCGAGGTAGCGTCCGGCACGGCGGTGACGTTGAGCAGCGCCACCAGCGGCGCGGTGATCTACTACACGACGGATGGCACAACGCCAACCATCAGCAGTACGCTTTATAGCGGAGCGATTACGCTAACGAGCGCGAAGACGATTAAGGCCATCGCGGTGAAACCGGGGATGACAGACAGCGCGGTGCTGAGCGAGAGCTACACGATCATGGCGCAAGTAGACGCGCCAACAGCCAGCCCAGCTGGAGGCGAGGTAGCGTCCGGCACGGCAGTAACACTGAGCAGCGCCACCAGCGGCGCGGTGATCTACTACACGACGGATGGCACAACGCCAACCAGCAGCAGTACGCTCTACAGCGGAGCGATCACCCTGACGAGCGCGAAGACGATTAAGGCCATCGCGGTGAAACCGGGGATGACGGACAGCTCGGTGCTGAGTGAGAGCTACACCATTATGGCGCAGGTTGCAGCGCCGACAGCAAATCCAGCCGGAGGCGAGGTTGCGTCGGGCACGGCGGTGACATTGAGCAGCGCCACTAGCGGCGCGGTGATCTACTACACGACGGATGGCACAACGCCAACCAGCAGCAGTACACTCTACAGCGGAGCGATCACCCTGACGAGCGCGAAGACGATTAAAGCCATCGCGGTGAAACCGGGGATGACAGACAGCACGGTGCTGAGTGAGAGCTACACGATCATGGCGCAAGTGGACGCGCCAACAGCCAGCCCAGCCGGAGGCGCAGTGGCGTCGGGCACGGAGGTGACGCTGAGCAGCGCCACCAGTGGAGCGTTGATCTACTACACGACGGATGGCACAACGCCAACCAGCAGCAGTACGCTCTACAGCGGAGCGATTACGCTAACGAGCGCGAAGACGATTAAAGCCATCGCGGTGAAACCAGGGATGACGGACAGCTCGGTGCTGAGTGAGAGTTACACCATTATGGCGCAGGTTGCAGCGCCGACAGCAAATCCAGCCGGAGGCGAGGTTGCGTCGGGCACGGCGGTGACATTGAGCAGCGCCACTAGCGGCGCGTTGATCTACTACACGACGGATGGCACAACGCCAACCATCAGCAGTACGCTCTACAATGGAGCGATCACCCTGACGAGCGCGAAGACGATTAAAGCGATCGCCGTGAAACCGGGGATGACAGACAGCACGGTGCTGAGCGAGAGCTACACGATCATGGTGCAAGTGGACGCGCCAACAGCCAGCCCAGCCGGAGGCGAGGTAGCGT carries:
- a CDS encoding RNA polymerase sigma factor, translated to MSYFVLLFNSYLASQEKIACLRNHNPPARILIVKGGELHLDIIERIIARDESALRLLMELYGDMLLRTACLLLKDQQSAEEAVQDTFIQAYAKMAQLQDPQRLKAWLVSIVVNRCRMKQRTWSWRSIFPAAESGQWMEESGASAGAEEHFMVEWHHVRLVEAVRSLDYIYRESLTLYYFHEMSIREISAELNTAENTVKSRLARGRMLLKQTLEKEGISYEYGS
- a CDS encoding chitobiase/beta-hexosaminidase C-terminal domain-containing protein → MMKRGLSYFSVGTMLLGVLTLFLFHPQAVNAANPAPDSFTLKSYDNLPSSAMSDLAYGNNTYIAVGYYGAIIKSADAETWVNVKTKADITYTGVADPSSFTFNGVAYGNGLFVVGGSAGVILTSPDGTTWTQRTSNVSKGIGNVEFLQFNGNSAFYATTEGKYLTSADGITWTSVVPTGLASSDYVTRITVGNNGSRLAIGAGNGKIYSTTNGTTWTVAQPSGPSGPSIGTNMITWMKDRYYISDPLAYIWTSTDLSTFTLLGSPFKQNSSQYNNQMFNGFYDGTKYYLFGYEAPNYGAVYTSTNGTTWTMQPFKNYFVTQSSMFVNGKYFRLGNEGMMVSPNGSDWSYKWGGAFYEVIHDGSQYVAVGKEGGDGAIWTSGDLTSWSKAALPSRTGTFTAAAYGNNKYVAIGDVSQTTAALATSTDGSAWTVRSSINDSTSLTDIAFGNGKFVAVGAGSGSVPKIKTSVDGVVWNEPVLPVQSIDALYTVTYDNNQFIALGYGYDSSGNVDQASIWTSTDGDTWVNHSSAYPNHTEAFNNIVYDGSKYVLTGYNSTTYEVFSRTSVDLSAWSAPTLTGTYSFYGASTMMGQKGNNIYMVAIDSNNVPGIYYTGDQGSTWQDAGVDLSDIDINAIYALMELNGGIVISGNSQLVMSATGSLAQVDAPTANPTGAGGAVASGTAVTLSSATSGAVIYYTTDGTTPTSSSTLYSGAITLTSAKTIKAIAVKPGMTDSAVLSESYTIMAQVDAPTASPAGGEVASGTAVTLSSATSGAVIYYTTDGTTPTISSTLYSGAITLTSAKTIKAIAVKPGMTDSSVLSESYTIMAQVDAPTASPAGGEVASGTAVTLSSATSGAVIYYTTDGTTPTSSSTLYSGAITLTSATTIKAIAVKPGMTDSSVLSESYTIMAQVDAPTASPARGEVASGTAVTLSSATSGAVIYYTTDGTTPTISSTLYSGAITLTSAKTIKAIAVKPGMTDSTVLSESYTIMAQVDAPTANPAGGEVASGTAVTLSSATSGAVIYYTADGTTPTSSSTLYSGAITLTSAKTIKAIAVKPGMTDSSVLSEGYTIMAQVDAPTASPAGGEVASGTAVTLSSATSGAVIYYTTDGTTPTISSTLYSGAITLTSAKTIKAIAVKPGMTDSAVLSESYTIMAQVDAPTASPAGGEVASGTAVTLSSATSGAVIYYTTDGTTPTSSSTLYSGAITLTSAKTIKAIAVKPGMTDSSVLSESYTIMAQVAAPTANPAGGEVASGTAVTLSSATSGAVIYYTTDGTTPTSSSTLYSGAITLTSAKTIKAIAVKPGMTDSTVLSESYTIMAQVDAPTASPAGGAVASGTEVTLSSATSGALIYYTTDGTTPTSSSTLYSGAITLTSAKTIKAIAVKPGMTDSSVLSESYTIMAQVAAPTANPAGGEVASGTAVTLSSATSGALIYYTTDGTTPTISSTLYNGAITLTSAKTIKAIAVKPGMTDSTVLSESYTIMVQVDAPTASPAGGEVASGTAVTLSSATSGAVIYYTTDGTTPTISSTLYNGAITLTSAKTIKAIAVKPGMTDSAVLSESYTITAQQVAAPTANPAGGEVASGTAVTLSSATSGAVIYYTTDGTTPTSSSTLYSGAITLTSAKTIKAIAVKPGMTDSSVLSESYTITAQQVAAPTANPAGGEVASGTEVTLSSATSGALIYYTTDGTTPSSSSTLYNGPITLTSAKTIKAIAVKPGMTDSTVLSESYTITAQQVAAPTANPAGGEVASGTAVTLSSATSGAVIYYTTDGTTPTSSSTLYSGAITLTSAKTIKAIAVKPGMTDSSVLSESYTITAQQVAAPTANPAGGEVASGTEVTLSSATSGALIYYTTDGTTPSSSSTLYNGPITLTSAKTIKAIAVKPGMTDSTVLSESYTISTANNSSISPKTASFDKNTGKQADVVITMMLNGNNLTSISNGVAYLAAGSDYTVSGNTVTLQKDYLATLAEGTTSLTFNFTAGAVQTLVITVTDTSVPIPGVPFLQSAFAGNGEINLIWSPVTGSIGYKIFQRLSSSEYGNEIATVSGSVYSYKAAGLNNGTAYYFVVKAANEVGDSAASNELNATPKTVPGAPTDITAVAGNGQAVVSFTAPAETGGSTITGYEVTASPGNIVGVGTTGPITITGLTNGTAYTFTVKAINGAGSSASSALSNEVTPIAPSVPSGGGGNETPPVITTPVTNDGVDVFVNGKVERAGTATTSIVNGQSVTTVIIDQKKLEERLAAEGQGALITIPVISSSNIVIGELSGQMIKSMEQKQAVLEFKSGNATYTLPAAQINIESISTQLGASVALEDIKIQIEIAKPTADTLRIVENSAAAGEFTLAAPPLNFVIRAQYGDTTVEITKFNAYVERMIALPDGVDPNRITTGVVVEPDGSVRHVPTKVAKIDQQYFAIVNSLTNSTYSIIWHPLEFKDMDGHWAKDIVNNMGSRMIIDGVGNGAFNPAAEITRAEFAAIVVRGLGLKLENGTGAFSDVKASDWYSSSVQTAYAYKLINGFEDGNFRPLDKITREQAMTMIAKAMEITALKDKLQNKEASELLSSFTDAGSVSKWAVSSAADSVAAGIVSGRTSTRLDPQASITRAEVAAMIQRLLQRSDLI